The window CCTGCATGGCCCACCAATTACTGGACAGCGCCCTTCATTCCCAAAGATGCCCGCATTGTGATTTTCCACGGCGAATGCAACCCGCCAGATGCCCTGGCCGGCAAACGCAATCGAAAGTTCAGATTCATCAAGCCTGCCCTTTGGGTGGCTGATCACTGGAAGGAATAAAAAAAGGCGCTCCACAGAGCGCCTTTTTTCGGTTCATGTCAGTCTGAACTTAGATGTAAGACACCGCCACAATTTCGTAACGTTTCTCGCCACCCGGTGCTTGCACCACGGCCACATCACCCTCTTCTTTGCCAATGAGTGCACGGGCAATCGGACTGCTGATGTTGATCAAGCCCAATTTGAGGTCAGCCTCGTCTTCACCCACGATTTGGTACTTAACCACTTCGCCAGTGCTTTCTTCTTCCAACTCAACAGTCGCACCAAACACCACACGGCCACCCGCATCGACAGATGCAGGGTCGATGATTTGCGCAGCAGACAGTTTGCCTTCAACCTCTTGAATTCGACCTTCCACAAAACCTTGACGGTCTTTGGCAGCTTCGTATTCAGCGTTCTCACTCAAGTCGCCTTGAGCGCGCGCTTCTGCAATGGCATTGATCACTGAAGGACGCTCCACCGTTTTCAATTGGTGAAGCTCTGCCTTCAGCTTTTCAGCACCGCGCAGGGTAATTGGAATAGTAGCCACGTAATGTCTCCGAGTTTTTCTTAAGCGGTCAACATGGCATGCATTTCTTGAACAGAAATGACATCCAGTTTGTCCATGTACTTCATGCCTTCAACAGCAGCCTCAGCGCCAGCAATGGTCGTGAATGTGGTCACGCGCGCCAGCAAAGCAGAAGTGCGAATGACACGCGAATCTGCAATGGCATTGCGGCGCTCTTCAACCGTATTGATGACCAAAGCAATTTCATTGTTCTTGATCATGTCCACAATGTGAGGACGACCCTCCGTGACTTTGTTGACTGCCTGAACAGTAACGCCTTCAGCAGAGATGGCCGCAGCCGTGCCTTTGGTTGCAAAGATCTGGAAACCCAAAGCCACCAAATCACGGGCAACTTTAACGGCACGAGGTTTGTCACCATTCTTCACCGTCAAAAATACCTTACCTTCTCTGGGTAATTTGGTACCTGCGCCCATTTGACTTTTCACAAAGGCTTCGCCAAAGGTTTTGCCCACACCCATCACTTCACCGGTGGACTTCATTTCTGGGCCCAAGATGGTGTCGACGCCAGGGAACTTCACAAACGGGAACACCGCTTCTTTGACGCTGAAATAAGGGGGCGTGACTTCTTTGGTGATGCCTTGCGATGCCAATGATTGACCGGCCATGCAACGTGCGGCCACTTTGGCCAACTGAATGCCCGTGGCTTTCGAAACATATGGCACCGTGCGTGATGCACGGGGGTTCACTTCGAGCACATAGATGACATCTTTGCCATCGACGTGCTGAATGGCAAACTGAACGTTCATCAAACCCACCACATTCAAAGCACCGGCCATGGCGGCGGATTGACGTTTGAGTTCATCCACAGTGGCAGCGCTCAAGCTGTAAGGGGGCAAAGAGCAAGCAGAGTCACCGCTGTGTACGCCAGCTTGTTCGATGTGTTCCATCACGCCACCAATAAAGGTTTTACCTTCGGGGTCGCGCAAGCAATCAACGTCGCACTCAATGGCGTCGTTCAAGAAGCGATCGAGCAGCACGGGTGAATCGTTGCTAACCTTGACCGCTTCACGCATGTAGCGCTCGAGGTCGCGTTGCTCGTGAACAATTTCCATGGCACGGCCACCCAGCACGTAGCTGGGGCGAACCACCAAGGGGTAACCCAAGGCAGCGGCTTTTTCCAAAGCTTCTGGTTCTGTTCGCGCTGTGGCATTGGGCGGCTGACGCAAGCCCAATTCGTGCAACAATTTTTGGAAACGCTCGCGGTCTTCTGCGGCGTCAATCATATCGGGGCTGGTACCGATGATGGGCACGCCCGCCGCTTCCAAACCGAGGGCCAATTTCAAAGGTGTTTGACCACCGTATTGAACGATCACGCCGGTGGGCTTTTCTTTGTCCACAATTTCAAGCACGTCCTCTAGCGTCAGCGGTTCGAAATACAAGCGGTCTGACGTGTCGTAGTCGGTTGAAACGGTTTCCGGGTTGCAATTGACCATGATGGTTTCATAACCATCTTCGCGCATGGCCAAAGCGGCGTGCACGCAGCAATAGTCAAACTCAATGCCCTGACCAATTCGGTTAGGTCCGCCACCCAAGACCATGATCTTTTTGTTGGTGGTGGGTTCTGCTTCGCACTCATCTTCGTAAGTGGAATACATGTAAGCCGTGTCGGTAGAGAACTCGGCCGCGCAAGTGTCCACACGTTTGTAAACGGGGCGGACATTCATGGCGTGGCGCTGCGCACGCACTTCGTGCTCGGTTGTTTTGAGCAACTTGGCCAAGCGGCGATCTGAGAAACCTTTTTTCTTCAAAGCGCGCAGTTCGTCTGCCGTGATGGCTTTCAAGTTGGTGGTTTCGAGTTCAAGTTCGATCTTGACGATGTCTTCAATTTGCACCAAGAACCAAGGGTCAATTTTGGTCAGGTTGAACACTTCATCCACCGTCAGGCCCATGGCGAAAGCATCGCCCACATACCAAATGCGGTCGGGTCCTGGCTCGCCCAATTCTTTTTCAAGAACTTCGCGGTCTTGTGTTTTTTCGTTCAAGCCATCGACGCCCACTTCCAAACCACGCAAGGCTTTCTGGAAAGATTCTTGGAAAGTGCGGCCCATGGCCATCACCTCGCCCACCGACTTCATCTGAGTGGTCAGGCGGCTGTCGGCTGTGGGGAATTTTTCGAAGGCAAAACGTGGAATCTTGGTCACCACGTAATCGATGCTGGGCTCGAAACTGGCGGGTGTTGCGCCGCCTGTAATTTCATTGCGCAATTCATCGAGTGTGTAACCCACAGCCAACTTGGCTGCCACTTTGGCAATGGGGAAGCCTGTTGCTTTAGAAGCCAATGCAGAGGAACGTGACACACGTGGGTTCATCTCAATGACCACCATGCGGCCGTCTTTGGGATTGATGGAGAACTGAACGTTGGAACCACCGGTGTCAACACCAATTTCACGCAGCACTGCCAAGCTGGCATTTCGCATGATTTGGTATTCTTTGTCCGTCAATGTTTGTGCAGGCGCAACCGTGATGGAGTCGCCGGTGTGCACACCCATGGGGTCTAAGTTTTCGATGGAGCAGATGATGATGCAGTTG is drawn from Limnohabitans sp. 103DPR2 and contains these coding sequences:
- the greA gene encoding transcription elongation factor GreA, which translates into the protein MATIPITLRGAEKLKAELHQLKTVERPSVINAIAEARAQGDLSENAEYEAAKDRQGFVEGRIQEVEGKLSAAQIIDPASVDAGGRVVFGATVELEEESTGEVVKYQIVGEDEADLKLGLINISSPIARALIGKEEGDVAVVQAPGGEKRYEIVAVSYI
- the carB gene encoding carbamoyl-phosphate synthase large subunit → MPKRSDLKSILIIGAGPIIIGQACEFDYSGVQACKALREEGYKVILINSNPATIMTDPATADVTYIEPITWQTVEKIIAKERPDAILPTMGGQTALNCALDLWHNGVLDKYKVELIGATPEAIDKAEDRLKFKDAMTKIGLGSARSGIAHSMEEAWDVQRKVGFPTVIRPSFTLGGTGGGIAYNPEEFETICKRGLEASPTNELLIEESLLGWKEYEMEVVRDKADNCIIICSIENLDPMGVHTGDSITVAPAQTLTDKEYQIMRNASLAVLREIGVDTGGSNVQFSINPKDGRMVVIEMNPRVSRSSALASKATGFPIAKVAAKLAVGYTLDELRNEITGGATPASFEPSIDYVVTKIPRFAFEKFPTADSRLTTQMKSVGEVMAMGRTFQESFQKALRGLEVGVDGLNEKTQDREVLEKELGEPGPDRIWYVGDAFAMGLTVDEVFNLTKIDPWFLVQIEDIVKIELELETTNLKAITADELRALKKKGFSDRRLAKLLKTTEHEVRAQRHAMNVRPVYKRVDTCAAEFSTDTAYMYSTYEDECEAEPTTNKKIMVLGGGPNRIGQGIEFDYCCVHAALAMREDGYETIMVNCNPETVSTDYDTSDRLYFEPLTLEDVLEIVDKEKPTGVIVQYGGQTPLKLALGLEAAGVPIIGTSPDMIDAAEDRERFQKLLHELGLRQPPNATARTEPEALEKAAALGYPLVVRPSYVLGGRAMEIVHEQRDLERYMREAVKVSNDSPVLLDRFLNDAIECDVDCLRDPEGKTFIGGVMEHIEQAGVHSGDSACSLPPYSLSAATVDELKRQSAAMAGALNVVGLMNVQFAIQHVDGKDVIYVLEVNPRASRTVPYVSKATGIQLAKVAARCMAGQSLASQGITKEVTPPYFSVKEAVFPFVKFPGVDTILGPEMKSTGEVMGVGKTFGEAFVKSQMGAGTKLPREGKVFLTVKNGDKPRAVKVARDLVALGFQIFATKGTAAAISAEGVTVQAVNKVTEGRPHIVDMIKNNEIALVINTVEERRNAIADSRVIRTSALLARVTTFTTIAGAEAAVEGMKYMDKLDVISVQEMHAMLTA